One stretch of Eupeodes corollae chromosome 2, idEupCoro1.1, whole genome shotgun sequence DNA includes these proteins:
- the LOC129946409 gene encoding serine/threonine-protein phosphatase 4 catalytic subunit, producing the protein MTDYSDLDRQIEQLKRCEIIKENEVKALCAKAREILVEEGNVQRVDSPVTVCGDIHGQFYDLKELFKVGGDVPETNYLFMGDFVDRGYYSVETFLLLLALKVRYPDRITLIRGNHESRQITQVYGFYDECLRKYGSTAVWRYCTEIFDYLSLSAIIDGKIFCVHGGLSPSIQYLDQIRTIDRKQEVPHDGPMCDLLWSDPEDQTGWGVSPRGAGYLFGSDVVSQFNRTNDIDMICRAHQLVMEGFKWHFNETVLTVWSAPNYCYRCGNVAAILELNEFLHRDFIIFEAAPQESRGIPSKKPQADYFL; encoded by the exons atgaCAGACTACAGTGATCTCGATCGACAGATAGAACAACTAAAACGATGTGAAATAATAAAGGAAAATGAAGTTAAAGCGCTGTGTGCTAAAGCTCGTGAAATCCTTGTCGAAGAAGGCAATGTCCAGCGTGTGGATTCTCCTGTAACAGTTTGTGGTGACATACACGGTCAGTTCTATGATTTGAAAGAACTCTTCAAAGTCGGTGGTGATGTGCCTGAAACAAATTACTTATTTATGGGAGATTTTGTCGATCGTGGTTATTACAGTGTAGAAACATTTCTGCTTTTATTGGCATTAAAAGTACGCTATCCAGACCGAATCACATTAATTCGAGGCAATCATGAATCTAGACAAATTACTCAAGTTTATGGATTCTATGATGAATGCCTGCGAAAATATGGATCAACAGCTGTTTGGCGATACTGTACCGAAATTTTTGACTATTTAAGTCTTTCAGCGATAATAgatggaaaaatattttgtgtccATGGTGGACTTAGTCCTTCAATTCAGTATTTAGATCAGATTCGTACGATAGATCGTAAACAAGAAGTGCCGCACGATGGTCCTATGTGTGACTTATTGTGGAGTGATCCTGAGGATCAGACGGGATGGGGTGTATCGCCACGTGGTGCGGGTTATCTATTTGGATCGGATGTTGTGTCTCAATTTAATCGAACCAATGACATTGATATGATATGCCGAGCACATCAATTGGTTATGGAGGGATTTAAGTGGCATTTCAATGAGACTGTATTAACGGTTTGGTCAGCGCCAAATTACTGTTATag atgtgGAAACGTGGCAGCAATTCTAGAACTGAACGAATTTCTTCACAGAGACTTTATCATATTCGAAGCGGCCCCACAAGAAAGTCGAGGTATTCCATCGAAAAAACCGCAAGCGGATTATTTCTTGTAA
- the LOC129946410 gene encoding CD2 antigen cytoplasmic tail-binding protein 2 homolog, which yields MSSKRKAEEDIEIIANKKHTLDSDEEDDKDDEDVMNESDIEGEEDGIAGVEDEVKITPFNMKEELEEGYFDKSGHYHWKKENQIQDNWLDNIDWLKIKSKKESSTTVDDDKTKIEVFNSKEAYAKILEMMEPHETITKTLQRFGKSKLKLSTIERLRRKKAGIVDDASESITKLSELAHEILVNTGNMGIYEEPYEKIKSRIGSGASTSKAANDTLDMYADDFDDKEKKRVQEEQNPETEIEETTWEYKWKESDTEVHGPFSTLQMQAWVDEKYFKKPVLVRKFGTGEGFYSSSRIDFELYL from the exons ATGTCCTCTAAACGTAAAGCCGAAGAAGATATCGAAATTATTGCGAACAAAAAACACACCCTCGATTCAGATGAAGAAGATGACAAAGATGATGA GGATGTTATGAACGAGAGTGATATCGAAGGTGAAGAAGATGGAATAGCCGGAGTCGAAGATGAAGTCAAAATCACGCCCTTCAATATGAAAGAAGAACTGGAGGAAGGTTATTTCGATAAGTCAGGTCACTATCATTGGAAGAAGGAAAATCAAATCCAAGACAATTGGCTGGACAACATTGACTGGTTGAAA ataaaGTCCAAAAAAGAGTCTTCAACAACCGTCGATGACGATAAGACCAAAATAGAAGTTTTCAATAGCAAAGAAGCCTATGCAAAGATCTTGGAGATGATGGAACCCCATGAAACAATAACCAAAACACTTCAGAGATTCGGAAAGAGCAAGTTGAAGCTATCGACCATTGAACGTTTGCGCAGAAAAAAAGCGGGAATCGTAGACGATGCATCGGAGAGTATAACAAAACTCTCCGAGTTGGCTCATGAGATCTTGGTTAATACCGGCAACATGGGTATTTATGAGGAGCCGTATGAGAAAATTAAGAGTCGTATTGGTTCTGGGGCGAGTACAAGTAAAGCGGCAAATGATACGCTTGATATGTATGCAGATGACTTTGACGACAAAGAGAAAAAACGAGTTCAAGAAGAGCAAAACCCTGAAACAGAAATAGAAGAAACTACGTGGGAGTACAAATGGAAAGAATCGGACACAGAGGTTCATGGGCCGTTTTCGACCCTGCAAATGCAAGCTTGGGTGGACGAAAAGTACTTTAAGAAGCCGGTTCTTGTTCGAAAATTTGGAACGGGAGAAGGATTTTATTCGAGTAGTAGGATTGATTTTGAGTTGTATTTGTAA
- the LOC129946391 gene encoding gamma-tubulin complex component 6: MQEDTSSSVYHLINDLCENLIKEHTKSNRINTTSVRKLKSRSFEVLLKKSKQYCNAPIENFDSFRELNICYFSAKMCARNNSSEMQKLAKFEEHLDFVVNNSYFKEENGQNILQFLLLLENREEEAPTETKAYLLVPGPFTLHANYKDSHHYPKQLENNLCSPPRFFKGVHSIKDSDNPYLPRLIFDGESKQKLLDIDNKFATKAITAPENSFTGLAAKVWGDSLQMSVGAFRLFRIPSSKEPKIAKAALPSKSIKQPVKVAEDINKILSWNWENLDCIGIPINKPHITEANLALELQAIHDQYMGQETIAKIVSKDRFFRDLKSLTVGIQSDSFVHDEHILFKMIDNITVIGILPETIENYVTDFIECGTCYKRLQIMIMKRNYKLMFEGFIFKALCSAVDEYLVTFRQFVFSVQNESLLEFYKRMKKMMKQISNLSYTLAIHPYVDVNIKPPMGSQFLGYLYREIMRVTERDFIMLLVFILRRCCHVYFKYLQKWLFYGVLDDPSNELFICFVDHYRQNTKYFYDKAYFVRKDSVPGFFQGYEDQVLQCGKYTMLLKSFKPNHPLFELDYPSMSVCLTFEEVQKFEASCKKYTQRAREICGKPITIRDVFEKQWENKKNFRTMASERSRVNMEQWNLEQDTIAAACALQKKKRHEELTLQLQDAKNRKISERQANIEVELKLLKEAQNMEENRLLCDNINLKKRIEYYQELSDMLGDQLASKKPTHLNLAAANDQCSRKAPDTPVSTAGTDFESCFDDEDAGSVYEECITSEFVEKFAQNEIELNKEVPTSLKMSTSDYLNCNELPEILISDVERNRTKILGGSEMSDCMSEKVVPEVIISKPLTDAQKNRFKVLHEEFGMSCEGRSVPQTSDINFNPIESTLVELTDLQKNRKKMMQNDTFAEYNKDPLASRKNLNLDLNTERSRNRKKVLESEFNILTGLENCNQLTPMSTTSDNIPLIASNAVEEDTENANLTITNVDLESPKSVEAVEKEPQSIAAQTAQTPECGLNTAGILARHGFNFVRSRQDSMHDTSSDRELTLSSCKELPTVRDAYQRCEELVKSNFKCAPVSPHFRLNYGNTNAPTTDQVKDLMQKQRNLNSLSVITLTEFLQKSIVLPMSTHLEIINSEVMRVFLEDLDVLGHFKSLRNYFFLMDGEFGSIICDGLIGRLESGASPTKLLNYQTLHSILDTALGSSIIGNDKNAENLSFIVSDVPEKFDLNSPEVLSNLTLSYRIDWPLNLILNPETLDQYANIFKYLIKVRRISWVLEESYQILKEIVKKCGKKMLQSPQYIHVQQIRHKFYHFVHALKNHITSNALQASWKTFKDDLMNAASIEDIYRKHTTYVKRILFLCMLNRRSVEFYNAIEKIFKISLRFYGNLKSRDWKLRPGEEHYTHSRYEKLVADEAAFENFIKYTIYLGKKIVRHGYQEEIGEFIHLINYNQYYIVDGDE, from the exons atgcaAGAAGACACCTCTTCTAGTGTATATCATCTTATAAATGACTTatgtgaaaatttaattaaagaacaTACAAAATCCAATCGAATAAACACAACATCTGTGCGTAAACTGAAATCGCGatcatttgaagttttattaaagaaatcaaaacaatattgcaatgcaccaattgaaaattttgattcatttaGGGAACTTAATATATGTTATTTCTCGGCCAAAATGTGTGCCAGAAATAATTCCAGTGAAATGCAAAAGTTGGCCAAATTCGAAGAGCATTTGGATTTCGTAGTTAATAATTCGTATTTCAAGGAAGAAAATGGTCAAAATATTCTTCAGTTTCTGTTGCTATTGGAAAACAGGGAGGAGGAAGCTCCTACAGAAACAAAG gcATACCTTTTGGTTCCGGGACCATTTACTCTACATGCGAACTACAAAGACAGTCACCACTATCCTAAGCAATTAGAAAACAATCTTTGTTCGCCGCCCAGGTTCTTCAAGGGAGTGCATTCGATTAAAGATTCGGATAATCCATACTTACCACGACTTATTTTCGATGGAGAATCAAAGCAAAAGCTCTTGGACATCGATAACAAATTTGCAACTAAAGCAATAACAGCTCCTGAGAATTCATTCACTGGATTAGCGGCAAAAGTTTGGGGGGACTCCTTGCAAATGAGTGTAGGAGCATTTAGACTTTTTAGAATACCATCTAGTAAAGAACCAAAAATT gCTAAAGCAGCTCTACCCTCAAAAAGCATTAAGCAACCAGTTAAAGTAGCCgaagatattaataaaattctttcatgGAATTGGGAAAATCTAGATTGCATTGGAATACCAATAAATAAACCACATATTACCGAAGCCAATTTAGCTTTAGAATTGCAAGCTATCCATGACCAATATATGGGCCAAGAAACTATTGCCAAGATTGTATCAAAAGATAGATTCTTTCGGGATCTTAAATCTCTTACAG TTGGAATACAATCCGATTCATTTGTTCATGATGAACATATTCTCTTTAAAATGATTGATAATATAACTGTGATTGGTATATTACCTGaaacaattgaaaattatgTTACTGATTTTATTGAATGCGGTACTTGTTATAAAAGGTTGCAAATAATGATTATGAAACGAAACTACAAGCTTATGtttgaaggttttatttttaag GCATTATGCAGTGCAGTCGATGAATACTTGGTAACATTTAGACAGTTTGTGTTTTCAGTTCAAAATGAATCACTCTTAGAATTCTACAAGCGCATGAAGAAAATGATGAAACAAATTTCCAACTTATCCTATACTTTGGCAATTCATCCATATG ttGATGTGAATATTAAACCACCTATGGGATCACAATTTCTTGGCTATCTGTACAGAGAAATAATGCGAGTCACCGAAAGAGATTTTATCATGTTATTAGTGTTCATTCTACGCCGCTGTTGTCATGTCtattttaaatatcttcaaaaatggcTCTTCTATGGTGTACTCGATGATCCATCTAATGAGCTCTTCATATGTTTCGTAGATCACTATCGccagaatacaaaatatttctatgACAAAGCATATTTTGTACGTAAAGATTCGGTGCCGGGATTTTTTCAAGGTTATGAAGACCAAGTTCTTCAGTGCGGAAAATATACAATGCTTCTTAAATCATTCAAGCCAAACCACCCACTTTTCGAGCTAGACTATCCATCTATGTCGGTGTGTCTTACTTTCGAGGAAGTGCAGAAATTTGAGGCATCTTGTAAAAAGTACACTCAACGTGCGAGGGAAATTTGTGGAAAACCCATAACGATTCGAGATGTCTTCGAGAAGCAAtgggaaaacaaaaagaactttcGGACAATGGCAAGTGAAAGAAGTCGAGTGAACATGGAACAATGGAATTTAGAACAGGACACTATTGCTGCCGCATGTGCTCTACAGAAAAAGAAGCGCCACGAGGAGTTAACTCTTCAACTCCAGGACGCTAAGAATCGAAAGATATCGGAACGTCAAGCAAACATAGAAGTGGAacttaaacttttgaaagagGCCCAGAATATGGAAGAAAATCGGTTGCTGTGCGACaatataaatctcaaaaaaagaattgaGTACTATCAGGAGTTAAGCGACATGTTGGGCGACCAATTGGCTAGCAAGAAACCAACCCATCTCAATCTCGCAGCTGCCAACGATCAATGCTCAAGAAAAGCACCCGACACACCAGTAAGTACGGCTGGAACGGATTTCGAATCGTGTTTCGACGATGAGGACGCCGGATCCGTATACGAAGAATGTATAACTTCAgagtttgttgaaaaatttgcaCAGAATGAGATAGAACTGAATAAAGAAGTTCCGACCTCGCTTAAAATGAGCACATCAGATTACTTAAATTGCAATGAATTGCCAGAAATTTTAATATCCGACGTAGAACGCAATCGCACCAAAATACTTGGAGGTTCAGAAATGAGTGATTGTATGAGTGAAAAAGTTGTTCCAGAAGTGATTATCTCAAAACCTCTTACAGATGCacaaaaaaatcgatttaaggTACTCCATGAAGAATTCGGAATGAGTTGTGAAGGCAGATCTGTCCCACAAACATCCGATATAAACTTTAATCCCATAGAATCTACACTTGTGGAATTAACTGATTTGCAGAAAAACCGCAAAAAAATGATGCAAAATGACACATTTGCTGAATATAACAAAGATCCACTCGCAAGTCGAAAAAATCTAAACTTGGACTTAAACACAGAGCGATCAAGAAATCGAAAGAAAGTTCTAGAAAGCGAATTTAATATACTCACAGGCCTTGAAAACTGCAATCAACTCACGCCTATGTCAACAACTTCTGATAACATTCCACTAATTGCCTCAAACGCAGTGGAAGAAGATACAGAAAATGCAAATCTAACAATAACAAATGTAGACCTGGAATCACCAAAGTCCGTAGAAGCAGTTGAAAAAGAACCACAAAGTATTGCTGCTCAAACTGCACAAACGCCTGAATGTGGATTGAATACAGCTGGAATTCTTGCCCGTCATGGGTTCAATTTTGTCCGTAGCAGACAGGATTCCATGCATGATACCTCATCTGATAGAGAACTTACACTTTCTAGCTGCAAAGAACTCCCTACTGTTCGGGACGCCTATCAACGGTGTGAAGAGTTAGTtaagtcaaattttaaatgtgcCCCAGTGAGTCCTCATTTTCGTTTGAATTATGGCAACACAAATGCTCCCACAACCGATCAAGTCAAAGATCTTATGCAGAAACAGAGGAATCTCAATAGTTTGAGTGTCATAACATTGACCGAATTTTTACAAAAGTCCATTGTGTTGCCAATGAGTACGCATTTGGAAATTATTAACAGCGAGGTGATGAGGGTGTTCTTGGAGGATCTTGATGTGCTGGGACACTTTAAGAGTCTGAGGaactattttttcttaatgGATGGTGAATTTGGTTCGATTATTTGTGATGGATTGATTGGTCGCTTAGAGAGTGGGGCAAGTCCAACGAAATTATTGAACTATCAGACATTGCATTCAATATTGGACACAGCATTGGGATCGAGTATAATAG GAAATGATAAAAATGCTGAAAATCTCTCTTTTATTGTTTCCGATGTACCTGAGAAGTTCGATCTCAATTCACCCGAAGTATTGTCGAATCTTACTCTAAGCTATCGCATTGACTGGCCCcttaatcttattttaaatcCAGAAACTTTGGATCAGTATgcgaatatatttaaatatcttataaaaGTAAGGAGGATCAGTTGGGTTCTGGAGGAGTCATATCAAATTCTTAAAGAAATAGTCAAAAAATGTGGCAAGAAAATGCTCCAATCACCGCAATACATTCATGTGCAACAAATTCGTCATAAATTCTATCACTTTGTGCATGCCTTGAAGAATCACATAACATCAAATGCTTTGCAAGCATCTTGGAAAACGTTCAAAGATGATCTGATGAATGCCGCGAGTATTGAAGACATCTATCGAAAGCACACAACCTATGTTAAACGAATCTTATTCCTTTGCATGTTAAATCGACGAAGTGTCGAATTCTATAATGCAATTGAGAAGATTTTTAAGATCTCTCTACGATTTTATGG GAATCTCAAGTCTCGTGACTGGAAGTTACGACCCGGTGAAGAACATTACACACATTCCCGATATGAAAAACTTGTTGCTGATGAAGCagcatttgaaaattttatcaaatatacGATATATTTGGGTAAGAAAATTGTTCGACATGGATATCAGGAGGAAATTGgtgaatttattcatttaataaattacaatCAATATTATATTGTTGATGGTGATGAGTAG